Proteins from a genomic interval of Flammeovirgaceae bacterium SG7u.111:
- a CDS encoding PfkB family carbohydrate kinase yields MDLNNTFSNFNNLKALVIGDVMVDSYVWGKVNRISPEAPVPIVHVTRRDTRLGGAANVALNVKALGAEPLLCAVVGDDAEGDGFCGILEKKGISQEGIIRQKDRITTVKHRIISASQHILRIDTETDKGISSETAEKIIAFVQKKIEEVGVIIFEDYDKGLLNEETIARIIKIAKVNGVPTVVDPKKKNFLSYAGCSLFKPNLKELKEGIKHEFESGDIEALGDAVKKLKTKMDIGAALITLSEYGVFITNFDETHHIPAHKREIADVSGAGDTVVSIAALCLAAGLPLDKVAGIANLGGGLVCEHLGVVPIEKERLLQEALKLK; encoded by the coding sequence ATGGATTTAAACAATACTTTTTCAAATTTCAACAACCTCAAGGCACTCGTGATCGGCGATGTAATGGTCGATTCGTATGTGTGGGGGAAAGTCAATCGAATTTCACCAGAAGCTCCAGTGCCCATAGTGCATGTAACTAGGCGGGACACTCGCCTTGGCGGAGCAGCAAATGTAGCTCTCAATGTGAAAGCGCTGGGAGCTGAGCCGTTGCTCTGCGCCGTAGTAGGCGACGATGCCGAAGGAGATGGGTTTTGCGGGATTTTGGAGAAAAAAGGAATTTCCCAAGAAGGAATCATCAGGCAGAAGGATAGAATAACCACTGTAAAACATCGCATTATTTCTGCTTCGCAACACATCCTCCGCATCGATACCGAAACGGATAAGGGTATTAGCTCGGAAACTGCCGAAAAAATCATCGCTTTTGTGCAGAAGAAAATTGAAGAAGTTGGAGTCATTATTTTTGAAGATTATGACAAAGGACTTCTCAATGAAGAAACAATAGCTCGAATCATAAAAATAGCCAAAGTTAACGGAGTGCCTACAGTGGTTGATCCTAAGAAAAAGAATTTCTTGTCCTATGCCGGCTGCTCTCTGTTCAAGCCTAATCTCAAAGAACTGAAAGAGGGGATCAAACACGAGTTTGAGTCTGGAGATATAGAAGCTCTTGGAGACGCAGTGAAAAAGCTGAAAACTAAAATGGATATAGGAGCAGCACTTATCACCCTTTCCGAATATGGTGTATTCATTACCAATTTTGATGAAACGCATCATATTCCAGCTCACAAAAGAGAAATAGCCGATGTGTCGGGTGCTGGAGATACGGTCGTCAGCATCGCTGCCCTATGTTTAGCTGCAGGCCTGCCGCTAGATAAAGTTGCGGGAATCGCCAACTTAGGAGGTGGGTTGGTATGTGAGCACTTGGGCGTAGTCCCTATCGAAAAAGAACGTTTGTTACAAGAAGCGTTGAAACTAAAATAA
- a CDS encoding FG-GAP-like repeat-containing protein has protein sequence MSKLLTTNFILTLLISVFIQSKALAEIADDHSSPKVEKLKLTSMCSAEPSETRRWRIKNPNDYDIKVAWWVFGTLQFDTLNIAPGETFLETNTVWGFNTLILRWKNGDRKWDQTVSISCAIQCESEDNQIYISNDTISEKQPIGTMVAELSMESGSLEEYYFELEDTVLDNSFFTLDGNVLKSNSIFDVLQNPTFKIQVKSTRLSDSEDFTQTFEIKVVDVLNEISNLELSNTSIEELLPSPTFIGTLTAQDLHGEVISYFLPADETEFTIVEDSLFTNQTFEFAQQNTYEIEIGATAPTADTLLQNFEIQIVEVPNEILNITLSNTVITEFLQAPVFVGRFSADDIQGEEISFYLPDGQDDFVLVGDSLFTNKTFIHSQRNTYEIEVRVEAIKANPVTQSFEIQVENIINAPEDILLSESSADEFQPEGTLVASLAVIDPDSLDVYEFTLLEGNGDFYIENGQLFTARSFNYRAENPIAIKIAVVDQDSARFEKAFSIYINDVPDAPTDIVLSNNEIVEGSPSGTLVGEFTSIDSDSLDQHNYYLVAGEGSEDNVSFYIEENRLYSVFDADFDEQSSYNIRVESRDLNGDRFKKNLTIEVLNQINAPSNITLKLFQIVYENVAENSFLGRLVAEDIDINDTHSFELLEGSNDNYAFRLQNDTLINIVTFEYAVQSSYTLDVKVTDEDGEIFQKQVVFTIEKINDGGSGEYVGGGNMDETNSVNVEMSDLDGDGDLDVVVGNKVQSSEVYLNDGRGNLERTSQEFESTPLYGMRLADLDGDGFDDIIFSNWGVDHTIWFNDGTGFFTKSPQVLDKSYALTITPGDFDQDGDVDLIVANYTEKNKIWLNNGDGTFVFDRDFSETLTYSLEEGDLDGDGDLDLVELMYGGQDKIWINDGAGNFELKEVLVTGVNAYAGSLGDLDGDGDLDLALSNPSGGNAIFLNDGTGGFSDTGARLSTIASYSVSLGDIDNDGDLDLFCANRFNPVTVWANDGQAAFTKTNQELGNADSRQVAVGTLDPDNDIDAFIANTGAANTVWLNNSTPTGIQISGFSVEENASEGTFVAALTGIDADVWDSLQITMVSGAGSEGNGYFLLKNDTLVVSSTIDFEQTPTLPIRLRVTDKAGDFVENTFTIEVLDVEERPSFSDISNQSFAYSTDSIEVLVEGVESPAGVPLTFEVSATDNMLVESIGIDYENPAEQAKINIVTRSGEFGSSIVQVIVKTEDGSHEFTRQFQLEVSAPSIATTGMESCGTSELTLSASGAINYFWFASEEAANREHEGASLTSTFSSTTTYYIAAVSPSGSLADERTEVTAVINPLPVPVITAVDSLLSAQEGFTSYQWYKGAELIENATTSSYMATENGSYSVEVTNALGCAAISDSIVYSKPELEGEDTEEEEPEEVEEPEEVEDEVEEVDEEGTEEGGEEETEEEVTEQKPVNWYDIIKEIKLYPNPTRRWLHVVLSRKFERTIIRIYNTSGFQVLETTPEAMEVDIDVSNLKTGLYFLKTVSPEGQQTKRFIKR, from the coding sequence ATGAGTAAATTACTTACAACAAACTTCATATTAACACTACTTATTTCTGTCTTTATCCAGAGCAAAGCCTTGGCAGAAATAGCCGATGACCATTCTTCCCCCAAGGTAGAAAAGCTTAAGTTGACTTCCATGTGTTCTGCTGAGCCAAGTGAAACAAGGAGGTGGAGGATCAAAAACCCTAATGATTATGATATAAAAGTGGCATGGTGGGTATTTGGAACTTTGCAGTTCGATACGTTGAACATAGCTCCAGGTGAGACCTTTCTAGAGACCAATACAGTTTGGGGATTCAATACGTTGATCCTTCGCTGGAAAAATGGAGACAGGAAATGGGATCAGACGGTGAGTATTTCATGCGCTATTCAATGCGAGTCTGAAGACAATCAGATCTATATTTCTAACGATACCATTTCGGAAAAACAACCCATAGGCACGATGGTGGCTGAGCTGAGTATGGAATCGGGCAGCTTAGAGGAGTATTATTTCGAGCTAGAAGATACCGTATTAGATAATTCGTTTTTTACGCTTGATGGGAATGTGTTAAAGAGTAACTCCATTTTTGATGTTTTACAAAACCCTACTTTCAAAATCCAAGTAAAATCTACTAGGCTTTCCGATAGTGAAGATTTTACTCAAACTTTTGAAATTAAAGTAGTTGATGTATTGAACGAGATTTCAAACTTGGAGCTTTCAAACACATCAATTGAAGAGCTTTTACCTAGCCCTACTTTTATAGGGACACTTACCGCCCAAGATTTACATGGTGAGGTCATTAGCTATTTTTTGCCAGCCGATGAAACCGAGTTTACTATTGTTGAAGATAGTCTATTTACCAACCAGACTTTTGAGTTTGCCCAACAAAACACATACGAAATAGAAATAGGGGCAACTGCCCCTACAGCTGATACCTTACTTCAAAATTTTGAAATTCAAATCGTTGAAGTTCCTAATGAAATTTTAAATATTACCCTGTCTAACACAGTTATTACTGAGTTTTTACAAGCTCCGGTATTTGTAGGTAGATTCTCGGCAGACGATATACAAGGCGAAGAAATTAGCTTTTATTTACCTGATGGTCAAGATGACTTTGTTCTTGTAGGAGATAGCCTTTTCACAAACAAGACTTTTATCCATTCTCAGCGAAATACGTATGAGATTGAGGTGAGGGTAGAGGCAATAAAAGCTAATCCTGTAACCCAATCTTTTGAAATTCAAGTAGAAAACATCATCAATGCTCCTGAAGATATTTTGCTCTCAGAAAGCTCAGCTGATGAGTTTCAACCAGAAGGCACGCTGGTAGCTTCGCTAGCTGTTATTGATCCCGATAGCCTTGATGTGTATGAGTTTACTTTATTAGAAGGTAATGGTGATTTTTACATTGAAAACGGTCAGCTTTTTACTGCAAGAAGTTTTAACTATAGAGCTGAGAATCCAATTGCTATAAAAATAGCTGTAGTAGATCAAGATTCTGCACGCTTCGAAAAAGCTTTTTCTATTTATATTAATGATGTTCCTGATGCCCCAACTGATATTGTTTTAAGCAATAATGAAATTGTTGAAGGTTCTCCTTCAGGTACTTTGGTGGGAGAATTTACTTCTATCGATTCCGATAGCCTCGATCAGCATAACTATTACTTAGTAGCTGGAGAGGGAAGTGAAGACAATGTGAGTTTTTACATTGAAGAAAACAGGTTGTATTCAGTTTTTGATGCTGATTTCGATGAGCAATCTAGCTATAATATCAGGGTAGAAAGTAGGGACTTGAACGGTGACCGTTTCAAGAAAAATCTAACAATTGAGGTGCTCAACCAGATAAATGCTCCTTCCAATATCACGTTGAAGCTTTTCCAGATAGTGTATGAAAATGTAGCTGAAAACAGTTTTTTGGGCAGGTTGGTTGCAGAAGATATAGATATAAATGATACTCATAGTTTTGAATTGCTAGAAGGATCAAATGATAATTATGCTTTTAGGCTTCAAAATGATACGTTAATAAACATTGTCACTTTTGAATATGCAGTTCAAAGTAGTTATACACTAGATGTAAAAGTAACGGATGAGGATGGTGAGATCTTCCAAAAACAAGTCGTTTTCACGATTGAAAAGATAAACGATGGAGGTTCTGGTGAATATGTTGGAGGTGGCAACATGGACGAAACTAATAGTGTGAATGTAGAGATGTCAGATTTAGATGGTGATGGAGATCTGGATGTAGTAGTGGGAAATAAGGTGCAGAGCAGCGAGGTTTACTTGAACGACGGACGTGGAAATTTGGAAAGAACTTCTCAAGAGTTCGAATCTACTCCATTATACGGAATGAGGTTGGCCGATTTAGATGGCGATGGCTTTGACGATATTATTTTCTCCAATTGGGGAGTCGATCATACTATTTGGTTCAATGATGGAACAGGTTTTTTCACCAAAAGCCCACAAGTGTTAGATAAAAGCTATGCACTTACCATTACCCCAGGAGACTTTGATCAAGACGGAGATGTCGATTTAATAGTTGCCAACTATACCGAGAAGAACAAAATCTGGCTGAACAACGGGGATGGTACTTTTGTGTTCGACAGAGACTTTAGCGAGACGCTTACCTATAGTTTGGAAGAAGGCGATTTGGATGGTGATGGCGATTTGGACTTGGTGGAGTTGATGTATGGTGGTCAAGATAAAATTTGGATCAACGATGGTGCAGGTAACTTTGAGCTAAAAGAAGTTTTAGTTACAGGTGTAAATGCCTATGCAGGATCTTTAGGCGATCTAGATGGCGACGGTGATTTAGATTTGGCACTTTCTAACCCTTCTGGCGGAAACGCAATCTTTTTGAATGATGGAACAGGCGGGTTTTCCGATACAGGAGCAAGGCTTAGCACAATAGCATCCTACTCTGTTTCTCTTGGTGATATCGATAATGATGGTGATTTGGATTTGTTCTGTGCGAACAGGTTCAATCCGGTTACAGTTTGGGCTAACGATGGTCAAGCTGCTTTCACAAAAACTAACCAAGAACTTGGTAATGCAGACTCAAGGCAAGTTGCCGTGGGAACACTAGATCCCGATAACGATATTGACGCATTCATTGCTAATACTGGGGCAGCAAATACAGTTTGGTTAAACAATAGTACGCCTACTGGTATCCAAATTTCTGGGTTTTCTGTAGAAGAAAATGCTTCAGAAGGGACTTTTGTTGCGGCTCTTACAGGCATTGATGCAGATGTATGGGATAGTTTGCAAATTACGATGGTAAGTGGGGCTGGTAGCGAAGGAAATGGGTATTTCCTATTGAAAAATGATACATTGGTAGTGAGCTCAACTATAGACTTTGAACAAACGCCGACCTTGCCTATCCGATTGAGAGTGACTGATAAAGCAGGAGATTTTGTTGAGAATACCTTTACAATAGAAGTGCTTGATGTAGAAGAAAGACCATCTTTCTCAGACATATCTAATCAATCTTTTGCATATTCAACAGATTCTATAGAAGTGTTGGTAGAAGGAGTAGAAAGCCCTGCGGGAGTGCCTTTGACCTTTGAAGTATCAGCTACTGATAACATGTTAGTAGAAAGTATTGGAATTGATTACGAAAATCCTGCAGAACAGGCGAAAATCAATATAGTAACTCGCTCAGGGGAGTTTGGGTCTTCCATTGTTCAAGTAATCGTAAAAACAGAGGATGGATCGCATGAGTTTACCCGCCAGTTTCAGCTCGAAGTATCAGCCCCAAGTATTGCTACTACAGGCATGGAAAGTTGCGGCACTTCTGAACTTACCCTGTCAGCATCTGGAGCAATCAACTATTTCTGGTTTGCCTCAGAAGAAGCTGCAAATAGGGAACACGAAGGAGCTTCATTAACCTCTACATTTAGCTCGACTACTACTTATTACATAGCTGCCGTTTCCCCAAGTGGAAGCCTGGCAGACGAAAGAACAGAGGTGACCGCAGTGATCAATCCATTGCCTGTACCAGTAATTACAGCAGTAGATAGTCTACTTTCGGCGCAAGAAGGGTTTACTTCTTACCAATGGTATAAAGGTGCTGAGCTTATTGAAAATGCAACGACGAGCAGCTATATGGCAACAGAAAACGGAAGCTATTCGGTAGAAGTAACCAATGCATTGGGATGTGCCGCCATTTCCGATTCAATAGTCTACTCAAAGCCAGAGCTTGAAGGAGAAGATACGGAGGAAGAGGAGCCTGAAGAAGTTGAAGAACCAGAAGAGGTTGAAGACGAAGTAGAAGAGGTTGATGAGGAGGGAACAGAAGAAGGTGGCGAAGAAGAAACTGAGGAAGAAGTGACTGAACAAAAGCCAGTAAATTGGTATGATATCATTAAAGAAATTAAGCTATATCCTAATCCAACTAGACGCTGGTTGCACGTGGTTTTGAGTAGGAAATTTGAAAGGACAATTATTAGAATTTATAATACATCAGGTTTCCAAGTGCTAGAGACTACGCCTGAAGCAATGGAAGTGGATATAGATGTTTCCAATTTGAAAACAGGTTTGTATTTCTTGAAAACTGTTAGCCCAGAAGGTCAGCAAACCAAAAGGTTCATCAAACGATAA
- a CDS encoding pyridoxal phosphate-dependent aminotransferase: MKKDILSERLQAMEESATLAMAVKARELQAKGVDVIKLNLGEPDFQTPDHIKDAAKKAMDDGFTSYPPVAGFPDLREAICEKLKRDNQLDYAPNEIVVSTGAKQSLANVLLSLVKKGEEVIIFTPYWVTYIEQVKLAEGVPVILKGTIENDFKVTAEQLEQAITPKTKAIMFSSPCNPTGTVFEKEELAAIAEVVLKHEDLFVIADEIYEYITFGGKHESIAVFEGMKERTALINGLSKGYAMTGWRLGYMAAPAWLAAACNKMQGQITSGTSTITQKAGIAALTGTQEPTKKMRDAYLRRRDLVKGLLDDIEGFKTNLPKGAFYFFPDISYFFGKSFEGNVINDSYDFSMFLLNVAHVSIVDGGSFGEPSCIRISFAASDENLVAAIDRIKTAVGKLA, from the coding sequence ATGAAAAAAGATATTTTATCGGAGCGCTTGCAAGCTATGGAAGAATCTGCCACCCTCGCAATGGCTGTTAAGGCACGTGAACTTCAAGCCAAAGGGGTAGATGTAATAAAGCTGAACTTAGGCGAGCCCGATTTCCAAACACCAGACCACATCAAAGACGCAGCGAAAAAGGCCATGGACGACGGCTTCACTTCGTACCCTCCTGTTGCAGGTTTTCCTGACCTTAGGGAAGCCATTTGCGAAAAGCTTAAAAGAGACAACCAGCTTGACTATGCACCTAACGAAATAGTAGTTTCTACAGGGGCAAAACAATCGCTTGCCAATGTACTTTTGAGCTTGGTAAAAAAAGGCGAAGAGGTTATCATTTTCACTCCCTACTGGGTGACTTACATCGAGCAAGTAAAGCTTGCCGAAGGAGTGCCCGTAATACTAAAAGGGACGATTGAAAATGACTTCAAGGTCACAGCCGAGCAGCTGGAACAGGCAATCACCCCAAAAACGAAGGCAATCATGTTCTCTTCGCCTTGCAACCCTACGGGAACTGTTTTTGAAAAAGAAGAACTTGCTGCCATTGCCGAAGTGGTGCTCAAACACGAAGATCTTTTTGTTATTGCCGACGAAATTTATGAATACATCACCTTTGGTGGCAAACATGAAAGTATTGCTGTTTTTGAGGGAATGAAAGAGCGAACTGCACTCATCAACGGGCTTTCGAAAGGCTATGCGATGACTGGCTGGAGATTGGGATACATGGCTGCTCCTGCTTGGTTGGCTGCAGCATGCAACAAAATGCAAGGACAGATCACTTCAGGAACTTCTACCATCACCCAAAAAGCTGGAATAGCAGCCCTTACCGGCACTCAAGAGCCTACCAAAAAAATGCGAGATGCCTACCTCCGAAGAAGGGATTTGGTAAAAGGACTGTTGGACGATATAGAAGGATTTAAAACGAATTTACCGAAAGGCGCATTTTATTTTTTTCCTGATATCAGCTACTTTTTTGGCAAGTCTTTCGAAGGAAATGTCATTAATGACAGCTACGATTTCTCTATGTTCTTGCTCAATGTAGCCCACGTTTCCATAGTGGATGGAGGGTCATTTGGCGAACCAAGCTGCATCCGAATTTCCTTTGCAGCTTCTGATGAGAATTTGGTAGCGGCAATAGATAGAATAAAAACGGCTGTGGGCAAATTAGCTTAA